The Balneola vulgaris DSM 17893 DNA window AAGGTACGGCCAACATAATGATTACGGATTAAGCCGATATCATACTTACATTCCTTGCCCATTTTTAAGTTCTCGTTGGCATAACCAATGGCCGCTGTATTACTCGAATCCGGAACGGAAATAACAACCGGTTTTTTATCGGCATCCATGTTGGAAACTACTTCATCAATTGGGTGCTCTTTGGCTAAAGCTTTACCAAGATTACGACGAATCTTATCTACCATCTCCCCAAAAATCATACTATCTGGGCGCGAGAAGTATACATATTCAAAAATACACTGACTTGTTTGGGTACCTGCTTTAGGCTCTATGAAATACGATTTCACTTCCCCTTTCTCGGTAGCTTCTTTATCAATTACTACAACTTCACCTGGCTCGATATCACGAATGTATTCAGCGTCGTTGATATCAAAGGCACACGTTTCACTAGCTACACAGAACTTACCATCTTTCTTGCCCAAGGCTAATGGTCTGAAACCATTTGGGTCGCGAACTGCAATCAATTTATCATCGGTAAGAAGCACTAAACAGTATGCACCTTCAATTTGATGAAGAGCATCCATGATCTGCCCCATCTGATCTTGTTTGATACTATGCGATATCAAATGAAGAATGAGCTCTGTATCGGAGGTACTTTGGAAAATCACCCCTTCTTTTCTAAAGCGATCACGAATTTGCTTAGCATTTGAGAGGTTCCCATTGTGACCAATGGCGATGTTCCCACTACGATAATGAACTCTAAATGGCTGGATATTCGCTGGGTTTTTTGAAGAACCCGAAGTTGAATAACGATTGTGACCAATAGCTGAACGACCTTTTAAAATCTTGTTCATGATTTTTGGCTTGTTGAATACATTCAACACAAGTCCAAAATCTTTGTATGAAGGCATGATATTTCTGCCTTTTTCTTCGTCGTAGTAGCTAGTTACAATTCCAGCCGATTCTTGGCCGCGGTGTTGTAGAGAGTGCAGACCATAGTACGTGGCAAGGGCTGCTTCAGGATGATCAAAGATCCCAAAAATGCCACAATACTCGCGAGGTTTATCGCTCATTAATAATGCTCCGAATTTGATTGATTCTTGAAGTGTACTAAGATAACAAATGATAATCGGAATTTTGAATTAGATATGGTTTAAACAAAACTTCTTGATGTATTTTTTCAAACATAGATTTTAAGGCCTATTTCTTAAAGCTATATTTCCTATTAATGAGGCAACTAACTATACTTGACGAAAATTTAAAAGTGTGGATTTATGGCAACAAATGTAGCAGCACCTGCTTCTTCAACTTGGTATAACACCAATTGGATTATTGATAAAAAGACCGACTTAATTTGGTTTATAGGTGGTGCCTTAGGCGGGTACTTACTCATGTTTATGTATGCCGGGCTAGGCTGGGATATGGTAACTATTTGGTTTTTCTGGGTAGCATTTATCGACAGCCCCCACTTCTTTGGAACTTATAGCCGCACTTATCTAGACAAGCAAGAATTCAAACAACGTAAGAAGTTGTTGCTTTGGAGTTTACTGTGGTTCCTAGCAGGCCCTATTGCTATCCTCTCTGCTTATTTGCTGTACAACAATGGCTCTGCTAACTATGAGACCCCATGGATTCTTTTTACTACCCTATTTGGGTTATGGGCTTACTGGCACGTAGTTCGTCAACATTATGGCTTTCTAGCTCTGTATAAGAAAAAGAATAAAGAAGACGTTAAATGGGATTACTACCTAGACTCTTCTCTTCTTTACACAGGGTTGTTACTCCCATTTGTAGTATTTATCGTTCGATTTCCAGAAACGAACACCCTTATTGCTCCCGTTTTAACTTCCATTGAAAGCACACTTGGGATTTCAGCAGTTCAACTAGTATCGGTAACTACACTCTCTATTATTGGCACCTTAGCCATCGTGTATATCGTGCGTCAGGTAGTACTTGTGCGCCAAGGTAAACATGTAAGCTTACCAAAAGCATTGTTCTTATTAGCTGTTATACCCTTGCATATTTTTATCTGCTATTCGGATGCGGTATTAACAGCAGGCTTACTTGGATTCGGTGCTTTCGTAACCATCTTTCATGATTTACAATACCATGCAATTGTGTGGTTCCATCACAAAAACAGATACAAGAAAAGCAAAGACCCAAGTAAGTTTGGTTGGTCGGCTAAACTTACCAAATCGCTCCCACGCTATATCCTAACCGCGGTTGCTATGGGGGTCATCTTCCGAGTTATTGGTTGTACCTTTGAAGTACACCCGGGCTGCATCCCCGTTATGATTACCAGTAAAAAAATGATGTTTGCTGACTTTGGAACCGATCGATTACTGCAAGCACTATTATTAGGCTTTGCACTTCATCATTATTTCTTAGATCAGTTTATTTGGAGAACAAGCAAAGACAAAGAGCTTGCCAAAGATCTTAAGATTAATGATTAAGAGCTTTTTGGAAGTTTAATAATGAATGTACTGCCTTCGTTTTCTTTTGATTCGAAAGTCAAACTTCCATTCATACGTTCAACAAATTCTTTACAGATACTAAGCCCGAAGCCACTCCCTTTTTCTTGAGCAGTTCCTCTTCGGGTTTCTGAAAAGGGTTTGAATAAAGTGTCTCTCATGCTTTCTGGAATCCCTATTCCCGTGTCTTTGATGCTGAATCTAACCATATTATCATCCTCAGAGTCCTCAATGGATTGAATAAATATATTCCCTCCCTTTGGGGTAAACTTAATCGCATTCGTGATTAAATTACGTACCACCAATCGTAATGCGTTGCTATCTGCAAGTGCATTTGTAACGGTATATTGTTGATGTACTTCTATATTCTTGGCTTCAATTTGAAGAGAGTGATTATCAATAACTCCTTCCACTACCGGCTGAATATTTATGTTGTCGATGGAAAGTTTAACACCACTTAATTGTTCACGTGCCCATGCGAGCAAGTTCTCCATCGTATCCACATTCTTCCGCATAGTAGGCTCAATATTCTTCACCAAATCCTTAATCTCTGATAAGGTGAGATGATCAGAGTTAATGAGATAAAGCAACCCTTGCATGGACGATAATGGAGAGCGGAGATCATGAGAAATGATGGCAAAAAGCTTGTCTTTCGTTTTACTTACTTGTTCAAGCTCCTCTTTTTGATTCTGTAGTTGAGCATTCAACTCTTCCATTTTTCGAGTAGCTCTATAACTCTGAATCAGAAGTATAAAAATGAGCGCAATCACAATAGATGCCGCTAAAATCAATATAAATTGTATTTCTAAACGAGCCTCTTGTTCATGCTGTTTTTCCTCAAGCAGTCGATTTAACTCTGTTTGCCGATCTAACTCCAGCTCACTTCTAAATTCCGCAATTTTACTATTCGACTCTACTTCCTTAAGGCTATCATTTACATGAACAAACTCTTCATAAACAACCAATGCTTCATTATAAGCCCCATTTAATTTATATGACTCATATAAATACTCTCTTGCATCTTGAATCATTGGCAAACTGCCTATCATTTCAGCTTGTACATAAGCTTTTTTGAGCCAATCAATCGCTTTTGGGTAATCTTTTTGAAAGAAATATAGCTGGCCCAAGCCAAATTGATTGAAGTAGATCCCTTGTGGAATATTTAATGTAACACAATACTCTAACGATTCACTTAAATACTCATAGGCCTGATCATATTCGCCCATATCTACATATAGCTTTCCCATATTGAATAGAATCTGATAGGGCGGGATATTTTGGCGGACCTTTTTATGAAGCTCCAATGCTTCTTTGTACAAGGATTCTGCTTCCGAATATTCTTCTTGACCTGTTTTAGCATTGGCCAGGTTCATCAAGATGCGTAATCGCTCGCTATCAAGTTCTTTTTCTTCAACGAGAGTTAGCGCTCTTTCTAGGTAAAAGACCGCTTTATCAAATTCTTTAAAGTTTGTATAGCTATCACCGAGGTTGTTTAACCCAATGATCAAAATGAGTGTATCTCCTGATTGTTCAGCAAAGCGTAACGAAGATAAATAGCTTTCGAATCCAGAAATTCTATCCCCTATTTTCATATAGGAAGAAGCTCTGTTCATCGTGATTCCTGCTCCCATTCTATCTCTACTTTCAGCAGGTACGCGATCTAAATATTTCTCAGCTTGATTGAAAGCGTTAATAGCCTCAATGTTATTCTCTCTATAATTATAGGCTACCGCTTCAAAATTATGCATCCTTGCGCGGTACTTACTTTCAGGATGTGTAAGGATAAGATGTTGGATAAGGGTTTCAGCAGAATCGAGTAGTTTTTCTGTGAGGTAGGCATCAACTAAAGTCAATTCAGACCTTACAATACCATCATCGAAATCAATCTCTATAGAAATGGATTTTGCTTCTCTAGCCTTCTGCTTGGCTAGTTCTATATTCCCTTTATTAATCTCATTGGATAACTCATCCAATAAATTCACTACATACGATGTATCTAGCGAAGCATTGTGCTTCACTGATTGTGCCATTATCCCTGTTGAAATGAACACGTACAGCAATACCACGAATGCAATTCGTAGCACTTTCCTCATTATTTTCCCCTTAGCTTTTTTGAAACCTATGTAATAATAAGGATTATCGTTTAATACTCATCATTCATTAATAGAATGTCTTATTTCTTATCTAAATATTACAACTCCATAAAAAAAGCCCTCCAGAACTTCTGAAGGGCTTTTATAATTGAGTAAATACAGGAGCTTAGTTTTTTAAACTTGCTTCTAATTCAATATTCACCGCTTTTAATGCGCGCGAAACTGGGCAAGCATCTTTAGTTGCTTCTGCAATTTTCTGAAACTCCGACTCATCCATGCCTGGCACATCGGCAACGGCAGTCAACTTGATTGTACTTATGGTTGGTGCACCATCAACTGTTTCTAGTGTAACTACCGCTTTAGTATCTACACTATTTGATTCATGGCCTGCCGAATGAAGTTCATTTGATAGAGCCATCGAATAACAACCTGCATGTGCAGCACCAATCAACTCTTCTGGGTTCGTTCCTTCCCCTTGCTCAAAACGAGAGGCAAAAGTATAGGAGCTTTCGAATGCTCCACTTTCTACTTCTACAGTTCCATTTCCACTTTTAAGATCTCCGTTCCAAACGGCGGATGCTTTTTTATCTGGCATAATTTCCTCTTTTAAATTTTTGGTTATTCTGTGGTCTTAACAAAGTCCTATGCTTTGTCATTCAATACATTGCTTACATTCTTGTAAAAGGTATTAATTCTCTTCGTGATATCGAGATATATGGACGATTCCGAATATTGGTCCGAATACTAATATCCAGAATATATACGGACTTTGTGTAGACGTCCACAGTGAATTGATAATTTGAATGCTCACAATAGTTAAGGCGAAACCAATACTGTTCACAATGGTTAAACCGGTTGCTACATAAGCGGGATTTGAAGATCGAGTAACGAGGGTCGAAAACTGTGGCGAATCTGGGATGACGAAAATTCCCCATATAAACAGTAGCAGCATAAATAGTATTGGACTTCCGACAAATGTGAAGGGGATTAGAAAGCCACACAATCCAGACACCACTAGTGATATCAATGCTACTTTTCTACTTCCAAAGCGATAGGCAAAATAACCACCAATGGCACAACTCACGGCTCCTACTCCAATTATTAAAAAAGAATACAGAGATATTGACCATTCTACTTCGGAATGAAGTTGTATGTAAGCCATCAATAATACAGGAATAAATGCCCAAAAAGCATACAATTCCCACATATGCCCAAAGTATCCAAATGCTGCAGAGCGGAAGTTTTTATCTTTGAATGCTTCAAATAACACTTTTGGTGTAAACACCCCGCCTGTACTTCTAAAAGGTCCATTTGGTACGGTTAGGAATAGCAATATCCCTCCTAATGATGCAAGAATAGAGGTTCCAGCCATTACAAACTTCCAAGGCCAGTCACTACCCAGAAACTTTAATAAATGAGGGAAAGCGGTACCTAACACTAATGCCCCTACAAGATAACCCAATGCTTTTCCTAGACCCTTCACATGCCAATCAGCAGCAATTTTCATCCCCACTGGATAGATACCAGCTAAGAAAAATCCTGTGAGTACTCTTGCCGTAATTACTTCAGAAACACCTGTTGCCCATATACAGGAAAAATTGGCCAAGGATCCCGCCAGCGCACAAAGTAGAAATACCTTAACCGGTGAAAAACGATCCGCCATATTTAATGCTGCAAAAACCAGCGTGCCCAAAATGAAACCAGCCTGAACTGCCATTGTTATAAATCCTATAAAGGATTGGTCGACCCCTAGTTCAGTGATTAAATCTGGTACCACCACGTTCCCTGCAAACCATAAGGAAGTCCCCGCAAATTGTGCTATAACGATTACAGGTAAAATGTGGGAGGGGATTCTTTTTTCCATAGCGCCAAAGAAACGAAGAGAAGATGTGAGATGCTATGGTGTAATGATCTTATTTCCTTTCCACTCATCGGTTTCTTAAATGCCACATAGCTCCATCGAGCGGATTGCCCGTCCGATGGATGACCGAGCTACCAGATGAATTCAAAGCAACAAAGACCCACCATCGATCCGATGGGCAATGCATCGGATTGTACTTAGCTAGATTCGGAAGAATGCTTAACTCCCCTCTGGAAGGCCGGGGAACCCCATCGGGCGGATTACCCGTCCGATGGATGAACGAGCTACCAGATGAATTCAAAGAATCTAAGCCTCCATCATCGATCCGATGGGCGATCCATTGGATCATGCTAGCTGAATTCGAATAAAAGCCTAACTCCCCTCTGGAAGGCCAGGGAACCCCATCGGGCGGATTGCCCGTCCGATGGATGACCGAGCTACAAACTAAATTCAAAGCAACAATGCCCACACCCATCGGATCGGCCATTGCTCGCCGAAAAAATAAAACCCATAAAAAAAGCCCCTTAGATAAATCTAAGAGGCTTGAAAATGAGCGAGAAACGAGACTCGAACTCGCGACCCCAACCTTGGCAAGGTTGTGCTCTACCAACTGAGCTATTCTCGCTTTTCAGTAAATTTCCTTCCGTTCCCGAAAGGGCCACAAATATACGACCAAATCAGATTATATATCAACCCTTTTTACAAAGAAATTTCTTTTATCGACCCAAGTAGCTTTCCAAGGAACTTATTGCCATAAATTCGCTCCACATGATTCATATCTGCTATAATTACTAATAGCTGTTTACTACGTGAAAAAGCTACATTTAACAATCGTGGAACACTTAAGCCGTTCTTCGTTTCATCAAAAGGGCGAACGGAATAATGCCTTAGGCTTCCATTTTGTAATTCACCACTCATCACAGTATCAAAGATAATTACTTCCTTCTCTCGTCCTTGAAAGGTGTGAATGGTACCTACTTCTACATAACGATAGCCTTCTTCCCGCAAATGATTGCGCACAGTATACACACTACTGCGGAAGGGAACTATCACCCCAATACTGTCGTCGGCATACTTTAGAGTGAGTTTTCGTACGCTTTGCTCAATCAATTTAAGGTGCACATGATTACTTGGTTTAAAGCCACGCTCTGTTTGATCTTGCTCTATATGTGGTCCATACTTCGATGAGTCTACCAAAGCCACCGAACTACTTCCCTTTCCTTGTTCTTCGATGATCGCACCATTTTTCAAACGGCCATCATAAAAAACAGAACTGATTACCCCAGCGAGGTCGGAACGAAGGCGATATTGAGTATCAAAAAAACAGGTAAAGTCAGGGTGATCATCATGCCATTCAAATAACTGCTCGGTCGTTTCGGCCCCTGATACAAAACTGAATATGTCTTGTTCGAGAAAAGCCCGAGCATCCGGATCGTTATTGAGTGCAATGGGTGGCAACTGCATAGGATCGCCTGCAATGATCAGATGTTTCTTACTCTTGGCTGCCATCAGTAATAAATACGGGATGCCTGCCATTGAAGCCTCATCCACTACTACTGCATCATAGCTGATATTAAAAAACAGCTCCGAGGTGCATACTTTGGCCATCGTGGTTGCTACCAATTGCTTTTTCTTTAGCTCGTAACGTTCATTGAGACTGAGCAGTCGATCGATTTTATCTTGTAGAACTTCTACTCCACCTTCTCGATCCACTTTTTCACCCAATAGCTGGCATTGTAGATCCAATGATTGCGGTACTTCTTCACCGTCCACCATCATCTCATCTATCTTTTCTTGAAGGGCATTGTATTGATCTAAAGTTGTACTTAATTCAATGGCTTGGGCTTTCTTGCTATCTAGCTTCTTCTTCACCTGATGCTCAAACAACAACGACTCCAAACGGTCATCCTCAAGAGCTGCATCTCCAAATCGAGTTGTTTGCTGTAAGTCAAAATCAGGATCAATTTCCTCTAGTGCCTGCACGGTATTTATCAAACCAACATCCACCGCTCGATTGGTATTAGAAACAAATAATACCCGCTTTTCTTGCTTCAATAAGTTTGCGGTAATAAACCCCAAAGTGGCCGTTTTACCAGTACCTGGAGGTCCCCACACGTACAATATGTTATTTTCAACGGCTTTTTGAATCGCTTCTGTTTGGGAAGCATTTCGAATACCATCCGTGCTTATAGCTTGATCCGACGACTTCATTTCGAAACTATGAGCGGGTTTCAAAAGTGCTTCAAGTTGTGGGACTTCTTTGGCCTTATCCTCTAAAGTCATTAAATGCTCTTCCATCTTCTTGAGCACAAAATCATTCTCCCATTCCAGATACACTTCATCGATAGCTGCGCCACAATCTTCAGGGAATTCCAACCAAATTTTCCCGTCTTTAAATTCCAGCTCCGTCACTTTGAGTTCTTTGCTATCTAACTTCGCTCGAATCTCTTCTGCGAAACGCAGTCCGTGGTTATTCGTCTCAAACACATATACGTAATGTGAGCCTTTGCTTTCTCTGGCTCCATTCATGAGCACATCATTAGACGGGGTTTCCCTAACTGCTTCAATCTCTTTCTGAATGGCCGAAATGGCTTTGGATATCGTTTTCTTAATCTTCAATGAATTCTCTTTTCAACGGTAAAACCGCTTATCAATCTTTCTATTATTGATCCCACAACTCAGCGCGGATCATTTCTGCACTTCGATCAGCTAATCTATAATCTAATCGAATTCTATTTTTTATAGGTACCTTTTGCTCCACGAGCCGAGCACTCCCTTGGGTATAGAGAATTAAATCGGTATCTCTAACGAATAATGGTAGTGAGCGCCCGTAAATACTTCCAGCAACAAAGGACCCTTCGAATGGAATAGATTGCTTTAATTCGTTTATGATTTTGGGAATACTTTCTTCATCAGCGGTAACTAAGCCGATAGTTTGAATTCCTGCTTGTTCACTAATTTGGTAAAGGATCTCAGGGTCGTACATATACACAATGGGTATAATCATTATGGACTCTGACAGACTTCGAAATTGATGCACAAACTTTATAGGTACAAATAGCGCATCGTACTTAGCAGCATTATCATACTCGTCTAAAGAAAGTGTTTTACTTTTAACACCGATTTGTTTTTTGATAGCACTGGAAAGCATCGATGCCATTTCATTATTCTCACCCACACTTGCACACGATTGAATACGATCAGGCCATTCCATAAAGTCCAATTGCTCTTGAAATAGGATCTCTATTTCTGCATCATCTAGGCCATAACCTACCAATTCTTCAACGAGCGATTGTATTTTCTCTCCACCAATTTCCAAACGCTGTGCCTTATCAAGCATAGGAGATTGACGATTCACTACAAATCCGCGGCCAGGCTCACTAGTTATGAGTCCTTCATCTGCGAGTACGTGATAGGCTTTTCGAACGGTATGAAAACTCGCTTCTAGCTGTTGTCCCAACTCTCGAGTAGATGGCAATACCTCTCCTACCTGAAATTGCTTAGTGGCAATCATCAGTCGAATTCGATCCGCTATATACTTGGCAGATGTTTTCAAAGCCTCACTCCTAAAAACACAATTTTATAATCTCAATAAAAGTAATCATGCTACTTATTTTTGTAATAAAAACTATTCTTTGAAAAGTTAGTCATCCCCTCTCTAGAGGGGTTGGGGGTGTGTCAACCTTGTTTAATTTCTCAAATTCTATCACATACTCCTCAATGGCTCTTAAAGCATCTCTATTTTCAGGATATATATCAGAATCCTGAAACCTTAGTACTGCTATTCCAATGCTATTTAGAAATTCTTCATTTTGTCGATCTTTAATTTGGGCTGATTCCTGATTATGAGACACACCATCAACTTCAATGGCCAGCATTAATTCCTGACAAAAGAAATCAACTATATAATTCCCAATCGGTTTTTGGCGATGAAAATCATACCCAAAACATTGTTTACCGCTCAGAGAATGCCATAGAACTCGTTCAGCTTTAGTAGCATTATTACGAAGTTTTCTAGCAAGTTCTTTAAGCGCCGGGTTATATGGTATTATCTTTCTTCTTGGCATTCTAGCTTAATATAGCTTGTTATCAACTTCTGACACACCCCTAAATCCCCTCTCTAGAGGGGACTAAAAACAAAGTGATTAATGAAGGTTGTAATTAGAAATATCATAGTAAGTGGAATGATCTTATCATTGATTTTCGGAATTACTCAGATGGTTCAATTACAAAATGCAGTAGGCAATCCACCTTGGGGTTTCATGTTCTATTGATATTAGCTTTGATAAAGCATTTAAAAAAGTCCCCTCTAGAGAGGGGATTTAGGGGTGTGTTAATTCTTGATTCTGTTTCAGTGGTCTACAAGTTTTTTCAACTCTGTTAAAAGCATCAACGCTTCAATAGGAGTCATTCTATTTGGGTCGGTCGCTTCAAGTTTATTAAGAACCGTTTCTAGCCTCGGATCTACATGAGTGGCAAATAAATTCATTTGCTCCACTTCGTCCTGTTTTTCGATTTTTGAAGATAGATTTTCAGCCGCCGCTTTTTTATTACCAGCCTGTTCTTCAATCGCGCCATTTTTATTGGTGATATCTAAACTGTGGCTTTCCAAATTCTTGAGAATCACTTTAGCTCTATCAATCACCATTGCAGGTAAACCAGCCATATTTGCAACTTGAATCCCATAACTATGATCGGCACCCCCTCTAACTAGCTTACGTAGAAAGATCACTTTCCCTTCATGTTCTTTGACCTGAACATTGAAATTTTTGATGCGATCGTACATTTGCTCCAACTCATTCAACTCGTGATAATGCGTAGCAAATAGCGTCTTTGCGGCTACCGATGATTGATTATGTAAATACTCAGCCAGCGACCATGCGATACTTAATCCATCAAAAGTACTCGTGCCTCGCCCTACTTCATCTAAAAGGATTAGAGACCTTGGAGTGGCATTATTTAAGATATTCGCCGCTTCATTCATTTCAACAAGAAACGTACTTTCGCCTGCCGCCAGATTATCTGAAGCTCCCACTCTAGTAAATATCTTATCCACCATTCCAATAATTGCTGATTCAGCAGGCACAAAACTTCCCACCTGAGCCATCAATACAATCAGACCTGTTTGACGTAAGATGATAGATTTACCCGCCATATTCGGCCCAGTAATAATCATGATCTGCTGATCACCATTACTCAATTGAATATCATTTGGGATAAATGGTTCACCAAGAGGGAGTGACTTTTCTACTACAGGGTGCCGACCTTTTACAATGTCTATTTCCTCCGAGTCACGAACATCCGGCTTGGCATAGTTATTCTTAAAAGCTACTTCAGCAAAACATTGAATACAGTCAATTTCGGCTAGTGCATGAGCAATCTGTTGTATTTCATCAGCAAACTCAGCTACATACAATCGAACCTCTTCAAAAAGCTCAAACTCTAAAGTTTTACTACGCTCTTCCGCTGATAATACTTTCTCTTCAACTTCCTTTAGTTCAGGAGTAATGTAACGCTCGGCATTTACTAGTGTCTGCTTTCGAATAAAATGCTCTGGTACTTTATCCTTATGGGAATTGGTTACTTCAATGTAATAGCCAAATACCTTGTTATACCCAATTTTTAGTGATGGTATTCCGGACTCTTCAGACAGTTTATCCTTTATCTGAGCTATATACTTTTTGCCATTTCTTGCAATATCACGGAGCTCATCTAATTCTTGATTGAAACCCTCTCGAATCATGTTACCATCACGAATGCTAGCAGGAGGCTCATCATTTAACGCTTTGTGAATGCGTTCTTGTAATTCAATCATCAGCTTCAATCGGCCAGAGATATCCGCTAATAGAGGATCTTCCGTACCTGAAAATAAACTTTTAAGCTTGGGTATTTGAATCAACGACAGCTTTAATTGAACGATATCCCGGGCGTTAGTTCGGCCCATGCAGATTCGAGAAATCAGTCGTTCTAAATCTCCAACTTGATCAAGCTCTTCTCGAAGGTTATTACGGACTTCGTGATTTTTAAAAAGTACGTCTACAGCATCTAAGCGCTGTTGTATAGGTTTCAGTCGTTTCAGCGGACGCATGATCCATCGGCGAAGTAACCTCCCTCCCATGGCCGTGCAAGTGCGATCCATAATTGAGATAAGTGTACCATCAACGCCCCCTTCTTGCAAACTCGCGGTAAGCTCTAAGTTCCTTTTAGTTGCAGGGTCTAGCGACATAAATTCATTGCTCTCGTACGCATAGAGTCTTCTAAGATGACGCAAATATGCCTTTTGAGTATCTCGCATATAGTGCATCAATGAACCTGCAGCCACATGAGCGGTTTTGAGTTCTTCCACTCCAAATCCTTTCAAGGAATGGGTTTTAAAATGATCGGTTAAAATCTTGTAGCCATAGTCCCCTTCATATACCCATTCTTCGATATATGTAATGTTGAAGTGCTTCACTTCATCAGGTAGCTTATTCTTCAGCTTTGTAGTAACTAGAATCTCTGAAGGCTGAATGGATGCTAAGAAACTTGGGAGTGTTTTTTCATGAGTTTCGCTGAGACCAAATTCCCCAGTTGAGATATCCGAGAATGCAATACCAATTCTATCCTTTGCCCAATGGATAGACAGTATGTAGTTATTACGTTTGTGTTCTAATAGCTTTTCAGAAAGTGTGATACCCGGAGTGGTAATTTCGGTGATATCACGATTTACTATTTTACGGCCTGCTTTTTTGGCCTCTTCTGGACTTTCTGTTTGATCACATACCGCTACCTTATACCCTTTCTTAACCAGTTTTGGCAAATAGGTATCTAAGGAATGAAAGGGGAAGCCGGCAAGGGGTGTTTGATCACCCCCGTTGTTTCTTTTTGTGAGTGTAATCCCT harbors:
- a CDS encoding GntR family transcriptional regulator, with the protein product MKTSAKYIADRIRLMIATKQFQVGEVLPSTRELGQQLEASFHTVRKAYHVLADEGLITSEPGRGFVVNRQSPMLDKAQRLEIGGEKIQSLVEELVGYGLDDAEIEILFQEQLDFMEWPDRIQSCASVGENNEMASMLSSAIKKQIGVKSKTLSLDEYDNAAKYDALFVPIKFVHQFRSLSESIMIIPIVYMYDPEILYQISEQAGIQTIGLVTADEESIPKIINELKQSIPFEGSFVAGSIYGRSLPLFVRDTDLILYTQGSARLVEQKVPIKNRIRLDYRLADRSAEMIRAELWDQ
- a CDS encoding endonuclease domain-containing protein translates to MPRRKIIPYNPALKELARKLRNNATKAERVLWHSLSGKQCFGYDFHRQKPIGNYIVDFFCQELMLAIEVDGVSHNQESAQIKDRQNEEFLNSIGIAVLRFQDSDIYPENRDALRAIEEYVIEFEKLNKVDTPPTPLERG
- the mutS gene encoding DNA mismatch repair protein MutS; this translates as MKQYFEIKEKNPGTILLFRVGDFYETFSDDAELVSKELGITLTKRNNGGDQTPLAGFPFHSLDTYLPKLVKKGYKVAVCDQTESPEEAKKAGRKIVNRDITEITTPGITLSEKLLEHKRNNYILSIHWAKDRIGIAFSDISTGEFGLSETHEKTLPSFLASIQPSEILVTTKLKNKLPDEVKHFNITYIEEWVYEGDYGYKILTDHFKTHSLKGFGVEELKTAHVAAGSLMHYMRDTQKAYLRHLRRLYAYESNEFMSLDPATKRNLELTASLQEGGVDGTLISIMDRTCTAMGGRLLRRWIMRPLKRLKPIQQRLDAVDVLFKNHEVRNNLREELDQVGDLERLISRICMGRTNARDIVQLKLSLIQIPKLKSLFSGTEDPLLADISGRLKLMIELQERIHKALNDEPPASIRDGNMIREGFNQELDELRDIARNGKKYIAQIKDKLSEESGIPSLKIGYNKVFGYYIEVTNSHKDKVPEHFIRKQTLVNAERYITPELKEVEEKVLSAEERSKTLEFELFEEVRLYVAEFADEIQQIAHALAEIDCIQCFAEVAFKNNYAKPDVRDSEEIDIVKGRHPVVEKSLPLGEPFIPNDIQLSNGDQQIMIITGPNMAGKSIILRQTGLIVLMAQVGSFVPAESAIIGMVDKIFTRVGASDNLAAGESTFLVEMNEAANILNNATPRSLILLDEVGRGTSTFDGLSIAWSLAEYLHNQSSVAAKTLFATHYHELNELEQMYDRIKNFNVQVKEHEGKVIFLRKLVRGGADHSYGIQVANMAGLPAMVIDRAKVILKNLESHSLDITNKNGAIEEQAGNKKAAAENLSSKIEKQDEVEQMNLFATHVDPRLETVLNKLEATDPNRMTPIEALMLLTELKKLVDH